A genomic window from Pseudomonadales bacterium includes:
- a CDS encoding homoserine dehydrogenase, whose protein sequence is MEALKIGICGLGTVAQGVLEVLSTNGEQIAARAGRPIEVVRIASRSEKPGVDLLGAAFSTDLTTVLNDPAIEVVVELIGGEAVAHRFIRDCLNAGKSVVTANKAVVAVHGDELLALAARKGVHLVFEAAVAGGIPVIAALSKSLAGNRIDWLAGIINGTSNYILTAMARQGRTFEEALASAQKLGYAEADPTFDVEGIDAAHKLTIMSALAFGIGFRFDEVYCEGIADVTVEDIEYARQLGYQIRHLGIARAGAAGVELRVHPTLVPDQQLLASVNGVMNAVLVHGNAAGDTLYYGAGAGALPTASSVVADLIDLARGQAMSPQVCRQRDDRAVAAIDAVETGFYLRIPSLDKPGVFAQVATILSQHDISIEAAIQKEQADQFDDQQPWVPIIILTEDILESKVRKAIEAVQRLPQVVGSIRCIRVEHFRG, encoded by the coding sequence TTGGAAGCCCTGAAAATAGGCATTTGTGGTCTTGGCACCGTGGCTCAGGGTGTCCTGGAAGTGCTGTCCACCAACGGTGAGCAGATCGCTGCCCGGGCAGGGCGACCCATCGAGGTCGTGCGCATCGCCAGTCGCTCGGAAAAACCCGGCGTTGATCTGCTCGGAGCCGCCTTCTCCACGGATCTCACCACGGTTCTCAACGACCCCGCCATTGAGGTTGTAGTGGAGCTGATCGGTGGCGAAGCCGTTGCGCACCGGTTCATCCGCGACTGTCTGAATGCCGGCAAGTCGGTGGTCACCGCAAACAAGGCGGTGGTCGCCGTGCATGGCGATGAGCTTCTGGCACTGGCGGCCCGCAAGGGCGTGCATCTGGTTTTTGAAGCAGCGGTTGCAGGCGGCATTCCGGTCATTGCGGCGCTGTCGAAGTCTCTCGCGGGGAACCGGATCGACTGGCTGGCCGGCATCATCAACGGCACCTCCAACTACATTCTCACCGCAATGGCCCGTCAGGGCAGGACCTTCGAAGAGGCACTCGCCTCTGCTCAGAAGCTCGGCTATGCGGAAGCCGATCCAACCTTTGACGTCGAAGGTATCGACGCTGCGCACAAACTGACCATCATGTCGGCGCTGGCCTTCGGTATCGGCTTTCGCTTCGATGAGGTGTACTGCGAAGGAATTGCGGATGTCACGGTTGAAGACATCGAGTATGCCCGTCAGCTCGGTTACCAGATCAGGCATCTGGGTATCGCGAGGGCCGGCGCGGCTGGTGTGGAACTGCGCGTGCATCCCACCCTGGTGCCCGATCAGCAGCTGCTGGCCAGTGTCAACGGCGTGATGAACGCTGTACTCGTGCACGGCAATGCAGCCGGTGACACGCTCTACTATGGTGCGGGTGCCGGTGCGCTGCCTACCGCCTCTTCGGTGGTTGCAGACCTTATCGATCTGGCGCGGGGACAGGCCATGTCACCGCAGGTGTGCCGGCAACGGGATGACCGTGCGGTCGCCGCCATCGATGCTGTTGAAACCGGCTTTTATCTGCGCATCCCTTCTCTGGACAAGCCGGGAGTATTTGCCCAGGTGGCCACCATACTCAGCCAGCACGACATCAGTATCGAAGCGGCGATACAGAAAGAGCAGGCGGACCAGTTCGATGATCAGCAACCCTGGGTGCCGATCATCATCCTCACCGAGGACATTCTGGAATCGAAGGTCAGAAAGGCGATCGAAGCGGTGCAGCGGCTGCCCCAGGTGGTTGGCAGCATCCGCTGCATCCGGGTTGAACACTTCCGCGGATGA